The Flavobacterium sp. M31R6 nucleotide sequence TCATAAAACCCATTTGGGCAATCGTCGAACAGGCTAATTTTTGTTTCACATTTACTTGCAGCAGCTTTGCAAATTGTGCAATTACTGCCGCTAAACCTCCGACAACAAATAGAATAATCAGCGTATTTGATGCAAATAACAGGACTGAGAATAAGGTTAATAAAATTCCAGAACCATTTACAAATCCTGCGTGCATCAAGGCCGAAGCAGGTGTAGGTGCAGTCATTGCTGAAAGCAGCCACCGGTGAAATGGATATATTGCCGACTGAATGAGTGCTGCTGTAATAATACATAAACCTGACAATAAAGTGATGTGCTGCGGCAAACTGTTTACCTTAACAAGAATACCACTTAAAGTAAAACCTCCCGTTTGGAAAGCCAACAATAAAACTCCTGCACTCAAAAAGAAACTTCCTGCTGCAAAATATCGGAATGCGAATTTTGATGCCTCTCTTGCTTCGCCCCATCTGGAATCTACTCCAATTAACTGCGACATAAAAACTCCCATTAAAAACCAAGTGATTAATAAAAGTGCAATATGGTTTGCCATCACAAAAACCATAATAGACAAGGTAAAGCCTAAAGATAGCATTGAAAATTTAGTGTGGTATCTGAATCCTTTCAAGTAATTTTTTGAATAGTTGCTGATAAGGGCACTAAAAAAAGTTACCAGTGTCCAGACGAGCAATGTAAAACCATTAATTCTTAGAATATTGCCATACTCCCATTGGGAAACATTTGGATAAGTGCAAATTAGATAAGCCAGATTGCCCAGAAACAATAAACCCAGAAAATAGGACAGTATCGTGTTGATAAATTGAGGCTGTTGGTTTTGAGGTATCATTTTAAATTTTTATAATTAATTTTTATATAATGCTGATTTCAAGAATTCCATTTATAGCTATAGTGTTATGGTAGTTTTTAGCATTTAGCATAAACGTTTGGATTACGGTCTTTTCTTTTTCAAGCTGTTTAATCCGTTCTTCTATTTCCCCTAAATTATTTTCATGATTCTGTTCCCATTTTTGAAGTCTTTGTTTTTGATGAAAATTTATTTTTTCGTCAATCAGCGACATCATAATATCTGAAGCGTCAGAAACGGTAAAATCTCCTTTCACCAATTGAATTGTTTGCTTCATTTTGTCCGTTTTAGTTAATCCATTCGTGCTCATAGTTTTCTTTTTAATGATTAAACTTTTTATCTGGCACAAAGGTTACTCCTTTTGTTTATAAATTTTTATTTATATTTGTTATGAAATCCATAAACAATTTTTATGAATTATACTTTGCATCAACTACAAATATTTTTAAAAATTTGTCAAATACAGAGCATTACTAAAGCTTCCGAAGAGCTTCATCTTACTCAGCCAGCAGTATCGATACAATTAAAAAATTTTCAGGACCAATTTCCCATTCCGCTAACAGAAGTAGTAGGAAGAAAACTGTATGTGACGGAATTTGGAAAAGAAATAGCCCAAGCTGCTGAGAAAATAATAGAGGAAGTAAATGCTATAAATTACAAAACCTTAAACTATCAAGGCGAGCTTTCTGGAAGATTAAAACTTTCAATTGTCTCTACGGGTAAATATGTTATTCCATTCTTTTTATCCGAATTTATAAGACTAAATCCTGGAGTAGAACTTATTATTGATGTAACTAATAGATCCAGGGTTTTGGAAAGCTTAGAATCGAATGAAGTAGATTTTGCATTGGTATCGGTTTTGCCAAAAAAATTAAAAGTCAAAAATATTGAACTGATGCAAAACAGTCTTTACTTTATTGGAAGCAGTCAATTAAATTTTAAAAAACCAAATGACAAAAAAAACCTATTCGAAAATACACCTATAATATATAGAGAACAAGGTTCTGCAACCCGGACTGCCATGGAAAAATTTATTACTGCCAATAAATTTTCTGTTCGGAAAAAGATTGAACTTACTTCGAATGAAGCGGTAAAACAAGCAGTACTCTCTGGATTGGGATGCTCTATTATGCCTTTGATTGGCATAAAAAATGATTTAAAAAATAATGATTTGCAAATTATACCCGTAAAAGGACTTCCGATTATTACAACCTGGAACTTGATACAGCTCGAATCTAAAAAACTATCACCTGTTGCCTTAGCTTATCTTGATTTTGTAAATTCTAAAAAAGAAGAAATCATAAAGGAGAAATTTGCTTGGATAAATGATTATTGAACTTAATCAATTGCGTGTTTTATTCTAATTAATATAGAAACATATCTGCAATATTTTTTTAAAATATTTACTTAATATCAACTTTTGGATGTCGTAGTATTTGCGTTGAAAAAAGTGCTTTTTTAAAGTGCTTTTTTCCTAAAAAAGGAAAAAAGCACTTCTTAAAAACAAAGGAAACATCAAAATATATAACTGACATTTGTTACTGTTTTATTTTAAAATGTTACATTTTTTACATCAAAAACCGTTATTTTATAATACAATAGCGATAAATTTGCCAATTATTAAAAACAACAATAAACTAAGTGTTAGTTGTTCGATTAAAAAAAATGTATCGACTGTTGCAAATAGTACCCTTTCCAAAATAAAGCAGTAATAGTTTGCTCTTCAAAATACAGAAATGTTTGGGTATCGTATAAAACGAAATATTGCAATTGACGGCAACATATCTTTTTTTTACTTTTGAACTTCGATTATAACAGCATCAAGTTACTATTGTTATAACAATTACAATTAAAAAAAAACAAAATGAGTACTACATTATTCGACAAAGTATGGGATTCGCACGTGGTGCGTAAAATAGAAGATGGACCAGATGTGTTTTTTATTGACCGTCATTTTATTCACGAGGTGACTAGTCCTGTTGCTTTTTTAGGTTTAAAAGAAAGAGGTATCAAGGTATTGTATCCTGAGCGTACTTTTGCAACGGCTGACCACAACACTCCTACTATAAACCAACACTTACCTGTTGCTGATGCTTTATCTGCCAACCAATTGAAAGCGCTGGAAGACAATGCAGCTGAATATGGTATTTCACACTGGGGATTGGGACATCAAAAAAATGGTATCGTTCACGTTGTAGGTCCTGAAAACGGAATTACATTACCGGGTGCGACTATTGTTTGTGGTGACTCACATACTTCTACTCACGGTGCTTTTGGAGCTATTGCTTTTGGTATCGGAACTTCAGAAGTGGAAATGGTATTGGCTACTCAATGTATTATGCAGCCTAAGCCTAAGAAAATGCGCATCAATGTAAATGGAACTTTAAGTAAAGGTGTGGGACCAAAAGACGTTGCATTATATATCATTTCACAATTGACTACTTCAGGCGGAACTGGATATTTTGCGGAATATGCCGGAAATGTTTTTGAAGAAATGTCAATGGAAGGTCGTATGACCGTATGTAACTTGAGTATCGAAATGGGTGCCCGTGGTGGTATGATTGCTCCTGACCAAAAAACTTTCGATTTCTTAGAAGGTCGTCTATATGCTCCAAAAGGAGAAGCTTGGACAAAAGCAGTTGAGTACTGGAAAACTTTAAAAACCGATGCTGATGCCGTTTTTGATGCAGAATTGAACATCGATGCAGCCGATATTGAACCAATGATTACTTATGGTACAAATCCTGGAATGGGAATTGGTATCACAAAACATATTCCAAACGCCAACCAAGTGGAAGGTGGCGAGGAAACTTATAAAAAATCTTTAGCCTATATGGGCTTCAACGAAGATGACGTGATGATTGGGAAACCAATTGATTTTGTTTTCCTAGGAAGTTGTACTAATGGTCGTATTGAAGATTTTAGAGCTTTTACAGAAATTGTCAAAGGAAGAAAAAAAGCAGATAATGTTACTGCTTGGTTAGTTCCAGGTTCTCACGTTGTTGAAGCACAAATCAAAGAAGAAGGTCTTTTGGACATACTTACAGAAGCTGGTTTTGTATTGCGTCAGCCAGGTTGTTCAGCTTGTTTAGCAATGAACGACGATAAAGTTCCTGCCGGAAAATATGCGGTAAGTACATCAAACAGAAACTTCGAAGGTCGTCAAGGTCCCGGTTCAAGAACGCTATTGGCTAGCCCAATTATGGCTGCCGCTGCTGCCGTTACAGGAAAACTGACAGATCCAAGAGATTTGTTTTAAAAGATTTGAGATTGAAGATTAACGATTTTTGATTTCAGATTTCGTTAATCCACAAATTTCTTTTACAATACACAATTTAGATTACACAAAATAACATTAACGTTTTTCGATATCATTTCCCTTACGGCAAATCTAAAATCGTTAATCAAAAATCAAAAATCACAATGGCATACGATAAATTTAACATCCTTACGAGTAGTGCAGTGCCTCTACCAATAGAAAACGTGGATACCGATCAAATCATTCCTGCTCGTTTCTTGAAAGCTACTAAACGTGAAGGTTTTGGAGATAACCTTTTCAGAGACTGGAGATACAATGGAGACGATACTCCAAAAGCAGATTTCGTTTTAAACGATAAAACATACAGCGGAAAAATATTAGTGGGCGGAAAAAACTTTGGTTCGGGTTCTTCAAGAGAGCACGCAGCTTGGGCAGTTTACGATTACGGATTCCGTGCTGTTGTTTCTAGTTTCTTTGCAGATATCTTCAAAGGAAACTGTTTGAACATTGGTGTTTTGCCAGTTCAAGTAAGCCCAGAATTTGCTGAAACTATTTTCAAAGCAATCGAAGCAGATCCAAATACAGAATTGGAAATTAATTTGCCTGAGCAAACCATTACGCTTAAAGTAACTGGTCAAAAAGAATCTTTTGACATTAATGGATACAAAAAGAACAATATGATTAACGGATTTGATGATATTGATTACTTGCAAAACATTAAAGAAGAAATCACAGGGTTTGCAGATAAACTGCCTTACTAAAAAAAAAAATACAATTAGTTAAGAAACCCGACACATTTTTTAAATCTGTCGGGTTTGTATATAAAAATAGATATGGTTTTAGAAATGGCTGTTTTGCAGGTAATAAAAGGAAAAGAGCAAAATTTTGAAAGAGATTTTGCAGTTGCCAGCCATTTTATAGAATCGATTCCAGGTTATGCAAGTCATAGTTTGAGAAAATGCATTGAGGAGGAAAATAAATATCTTTTATTGGTTAATTGGAAGAAATTAGAAGACCATACTGTTGAATTTAGAGAATCAGAAGCCTATCTAGAATGGAAAAAATTGTTACATCATTATTACAATCCGTTCCCTATTGTGGAGCATTATGAAATAGTTTTGGAGAACAAAAAATAATTTTAAATCATGGACATGAAATCAACATTATCTGAAATACAACAGCGTTTTGACAATGAAGTAGCCCGTTTTTCTAATTTAGAAACAGGCCAAATCAGTACAGTTGATGCCACTTTGAGTTTAGAATTATTGACCCAAGCAGCTAGTGCCTGTTGTCCTGATGCCAAACAAGTTTTGGATTTGGGCTGTGGTGCGGGTAATTACACTTTAAAATTATTAGGGCTTATTCCCGATTTTGACTCCACTTTGATTGATTTGAGTCAACCAATGTTGGATAAAGCGAAAGAAAGAATCTTCAAAGCTTCAGAAGGAAAAATCACTACTATTCAAACTGATTTTTTGAATATGGAATTGCCGGAAGATTTTTTTGATATTGTAGTAACGGGAGCGGCGATGCACCATTTAAGATCTGATGAAGAATGGGAAACTGTTTTTTCTAAAATATATAAAAGTCTAAAAAAGGGAGGTTGTTTTTGGATTTCAGATTTAATAAAACACGATCATCCCGCAATTGACCAATTGATGTGGAAGCGTTATGCGGAATATTTAGAAGGTGTAGGAGGAAAAGCCTATCAAGAAAATGTGTTTGCTTACATTGCCAAAGAAGACACACCTCGTTCTGTAATCTATCAATTGGATGTGTTGAAAAAAGTAGATTTTTCGTATGTCGATGTTTTACATAAAAACAGTAATTTTTCTGTGTTTGGAGGTATAAAATAAATTTATGAAGGAGAACAAACACATACATAGAGACAATCAAGAAGCTAATAAAGTATACAATGACAGAAGTCTAGCAAATGACTACAGACATCTATCCTCTATTTTAAAACCAGGAATGAAAGTTTTAGATATTGGCTGTGCAACAGGTTTTATTTCAAAAGACATTGCAACTATAGTTGGAGAAAACGGAAAAGTTATTGGAATTGACAATACCGAAAGTTTAATTTTAAACGGAAGGGAATCGCATAAGGAAATAAAGAATTTAGAATTAATTTATATTGATTTATTTGATTTCAATCCAGAAGAAAAATTTGATTTAATTGTTTCTGCCAGAGTATTGCAATGGTTGAGTAATCCAAAAGAGGCTTTATTAAAAATGAAATCACTTTTGAAACCAAATGGTCAAATTTCAATTTTGGATTATGATCACACGAATCTAAATTGGAATCCGCCACCGCCAGAAAGTATGCAGACTTTTTACGATACGTTCTTGAAGTGGAGACACGATGCTGGAATGAATAATAGAATTGCCGAAGATTTGCCACATTTATTAGAAGAAGCAGGTTTTCATTCTGTCGAAAAAATAAATTCTGATGAACTTTATAATGACGAACGTTCAGATTACAAATCGAAAATAGGGATTTGGTCAAAAGTGGCAGGTTCACTTCAAATGGTAGAAGAAGGTTATTTGGACAATGAATTAAGATTGAAGGCCATAGAAGAATACAACCGTTGGATAGAAACCAAAGCGATTTCTATGACAATGAAATTAAATGAAGTGCGAGGAAAAATATAAAATTTTTAATAATGAATTTCAAACCCAGCACGATTGAAGATATAGACAGCATTTTTGAATTTTATGATATGGCAATAGCCTATCAAAAAACTAAGTTCAACAAACAATGGCAAGGTTTTGACAGAGCATTAGTGGAAAAAGAAATTGATGAAAACCGCCAATGGAAAATTATAATTGATAATGAAATTGCTTGTGTTTTTGCGATAACATTCGAAGACAAAAGCATTTGGAAAGAAAAAAATATCGACAAAGCCGTTTATTTTCATCGAATTGTGACGCATCCAAAATTTAGAGGTCATCATTTTGTAGAAAAAATAATCGATTGGGGATTGCAATTTGCAAAAGAAAATAATTTGGATTTTTTGAGAATGGATACTTGGGGAGATAACGATTCCTTAATTGAATATTATCAAAAATGTGGTTTTAATTTCCTTGGAGTTATCACCCCAGATTATGAAGGTTTACCCAAACATTATACAGGAATAACATTGAGTCTATTTGAAATTAAAGTAGAATAGTAAAAACATATAATACCCTTTTTAAAAGGAATACAAAAAGCAATATGGAAAAAAGAAAAATTGAAATAATGGATACTACACTTCGCGATGGTGAACAAACCTCGGGAGTATCTTTTTCTGCTGCAGAAAAGTTAACCATTGCGCAATTATTGCTAGAAGAACTAAATATTGACCGTATCGAAATTGCATCAGCTCGTGTAAGTGAAGGTGAATTTCAAGGTGTAAGCGGAATTATGTCTTGGGCTGAGGAGAAAGGATATACGGACAGAATTGAAGTATTGGCTTTTGTAGATGGCGGAATTTCTATCGAATGGATGAAAAAAGCTGGAGCCAAAGTTCAAAACTTATTGACCAAAGGTTCTTTAAATCATTTGACCCATCAATTAAAAAAAACACCGGAACAGCATTTTGCCGAAATTTCACAATCTATTGCTTTAGCAAATGAAAACGGAATTTCTACCAATGTCTATCTGGAAGACTGGAGCAACGGTATGCGTAATTCTCCTGAATATGTTTTTCAATATTTGGATTTTTTGGTAACACAACCCGTTAAAAGAATATTATTACCCGATACTCTAGGTGTTCTTATTCCATCGGACACTTTTGATTTTATATCTAAAATCACTGCAAAATACCCCAACATTCATTTTGATTTCCACGCTCACAACGATTATGATTTAAGCGTTGCCAATGTGATGGAAGCTGTAAAAGCAGGTATCAATGGATTGCACGTTACCGTAAACGGAATGGGAGAACGAGCTGGAAATGCTCCGCTTGAAAGTACTGTTGCTGTGATTAATGATTTTATGCCCGAGGTAAAAATCAATATCAAAGAATCCTCATTATATTCGGTAAGCAAACTTGTTGAAACATTTACTGGCTATAGAATTCCCGCCAACAAACCTATTGTAGGTGATAATGTTTTTACACAAACTGCAGGAATCCACGCGGATGGAGACAACAAAAACAATCTGTATTTTAACGATTTACTTCCAGAACGTTTTGGAAGAAAACGAAAATATGCTTTAGGAAAAACATCCGGCAAAGCCAATATCGAAAAAAATCTTCAAGAATTGGGATTGAAACTAAACCCCGAAGATTTAAAATTGGTAACTCAACGAATCATCGAATTGGGAGATAAAAAAGAAACTGTTACCAAAGAGGATTTGCCATACATCATTTCAGATGTATTGGACAGTCAGTCTTATGAGGAAAAAATAGTAGTAGAATCGTATGTATTGGTTCACGCTAAAGGATTACGCCCTTCGACTACTTTATGTTTAAAAATCGATGGTGAAGTTTTTGAAGAAAATGCACAAGGTGACGGTCAATTTGATGCTTTTATGAATGCTCTTTCCAAAATTTATAAAAACAAAAAGATGATTTTGCCTAAATTAGTCGATTATGCGGTTCGTATTCCTCCAGGCAGTAGCTCGGATGCGTTATGCGAAACCATCATCACTTGGACCAACAACGGAAAAGAATTTAAAACAAGAGGACTTGATTCCGACCAGACCGTTGCAGCTATCATTGCCACTCAAAAAATGTTAAATGTGGTGGTGATTTAAAATAAAATTACAATTGAAAAAAATCTATTAAAAATATAATTAAAAATTAACAACAATGAAATTCAACATTGCCCTTTTAGCCGGAGACGGAATCGGACCAGAAGTAATTAACGAAGCAGTTAAAGTTTCAGATGCCATTGCCAAAAAATTCAACCACGAAATCACTTGGACACCTGCTCTTACAGGTGCTTGTGCTATTGATGCCGTTGGTGTTCCTTACCCAGACGAAACTCATGAAATTTGTATGGCTGCCGATGCTGTTCTTTTTGGAGCTATTGGACACCCAAAATACGACAACAATCCAAGCGCACCTGTTCGTCCAGAACAAGGTTTATTGTTAATGCGTAAAAAATTAGGTTTGTTTGCCAATGTACGTCCAACCTTTACATTCCCTTCATTAATTGACAATTCTCCATTAAAAAGAGAACGTATCGAAGGAACTGATTTGGTTTTCTTAAGAGAATTAACTGGAGGAATTTATTTCGGAGAAAAAGGAAGAAGAGACGACGGAGAAACTGCTTTTGACAATTGTGTGTACACTAGAGCTGAAGTTCAACGTTTGGCAAAAAAAGGTTTTGAACTAGCAATGACACGTTCTAAAAAATTGTGTTGTGTGGACAAAGCCAATGTACTAGAAACTTCTCGTTTGTGGAGAGAAACTGTTCAAGCCATGGAAAAAGATTATCCAGAGGTTGAAGTTAGTTATGAATTTGTTGATGCAGTTGCAATGCGTTTGGTACAATGGCCAAACTCTTATGATGTATTAATCACAGAGAATTTATTTGGAGACATTTTGACTGATGAAGCTTCTGTTATTTCAGGTTCAATGGGATTAATGCCATCAGCATCAGTTGGGGAACACACTTCATTATACGAGCCAATCCACGGATCTTATCCACAAGCAACTGGACTAAACATTGCCAATCCATTGGCTACTGTTTTATCAGCTGCAATGATGTTTGAAGATGCATTTGGATTGAAAGAAGAGGCCGATGCAATCAGAGCCGTAGTCAACAAATCATTGGAACAAGGAATTGTAACCGAAGATTTAGTTGCAAAAGGATCAAAAGCATATTCTACCAGTGAAGTAGGTGACTGGTTGGTAGCAAATTTGTAGATATATTATTAATAGAGGTGCACTGAAGTGCGCCTCTATTAATACAAAATGGAATAGAACAAAAAAGGTGTCAATTTACATTGACACCTTTTTAATATATGATTGAAAAAAATATTAATATCTTCCTCCTCTGTCTCCACCACCACGGTTATCTCCACCACGGCTGTTTCCACCACCATAACCTCCGCGAGAATCACCTCCACGGCTGTTGTTAAAACTTCTTCTTTCGCCTTCTGGTTTTGGTTCAGATTTGTTTACAACGATCGCACGTCCTTGAACAGTAGCTCCGTTCAATTCGTCAATTGCCTTTTGAGCTTCATCATCATTTGTCATTTCAACAAAACCGAATCCTTTACTTCTTCCTGTAAATTTATCTGTGATAATTTTAACTGAATCAACTGCTCCGTAAGCCTCGAAAGACTCTCTTAAATCTGCTTCCTCAATACTGAATGGAAGACTTCCAACAAAAATATTCATAAGTACTTATTTATAATAATTGAAGCAAATGTACTCTATTTTTTTTCTAAACAACTATAAATTAGCTTATTTATGATATTATTTATGATATGCCCCCATTTTACTTTTTGACAAAACTCTATTTCAACAATGAAAAACTAACTTTTATTCCTTTATTAATTTAAGAATCAACCTAAATAGTTTCTCCAAGTCTCACAATTATTTTTTTTAAACAAAAAATATAATTCATTTTCTTTTGATTCCGAATCAATTTTTGCACTTAAAATATTTTTATTTTGTGGCTAGTGTTAATGGTACTTTGTAAAAAATCCCTTTTTGAAAATTTACATTTGGATTCGTCGAAAGATCTGCTGACACGTTTAATGCATTAAATTTAAATTCACCCGTAATAGTATGGTTTACCGCGTCTAATTCAGTGATTACAATTTGTCCATCACCACTATTTATGCCAGTTGAAAAAACAGTCTTTACATCCCCAACTTTTTCAACCAATGTTGCTTTATTAGCAAGGTCAATACCTAAAGGATACGTTTTAACCGATGTTGCCGAAGCTTTCAAGGTTAAAACTTCGTTTTTTTGATAGGCCTCTATAGTCAAAGAACCATCAGCAGCTTGAACAGCGGTAAATAAAGTGGCTCTCCAAACCACATTGTCTTTTAATCCTTGAACAGCAGGATTATTAAATTTAACTTGATCCTCGCAGGATACTAAAATAAAAAACAGGGCTATAATCGAAAAGAACCTACTCATAAAATTGATTTTGATTCACAAAAATAAAGGTTTTGGAGCTCATTTGCGAGTTTTCTTATTCAAAAGAAAACTAAAAAAACAGCTAACAAACTATTAATCATTAAAATAATAAACTTTTTAGATAGTTTCGATAAAAGATGTATCTTTGCACCCTTAATTAATCGAGGTCGAGTACCTCAAAATTTAATCATACGATTATGTCAGTAAAAATTAGATTACAAAGACACGGAAAAAAAGGAAAACCTTTTTACTGGGTTGTAGCTGCAGATGCACGCTCAAAAAGAGATGGTAAATACCTAGAAAAAATTGGTACTTACAATCCAAACACAAACCCTGCAACTATCGATTTAAATCTTGATAGCGCAGTAAAATGGTTGCACAATGGTGCACAACCAACTGATACAGCAAAAGCTATTCTTTCTTACAAAGGTGCTTTATTGAAACACCACCTAGATGGAGGTATTCGTAAAGGTGCTTTGACTCAAGAACAAGCTGATGCAAAATTAGCTGCTTGGTTAGAAGCTAAAGCTGGAAAAGTTGATGCTAAAAAAGAAGGCTTAACTAAAGCGCAAGCTGATGCTAAAGCTAAAGCTTTTAAAGCAGAACAAGAAGTAAATGCAAAACGTTTAGCTGCTGCTGCACAAGCTGAAGCTGATGCTATTGCTGCTGCAACTCCTGCTGTTGAAGAAGAAGTTGTTGCTGAAGCTGAAGAAGCTCCTGCTGCTGAAGAAAATAACGAAACAACTGAAGCATAATTTAGAAGGCGAAAATGCGTAAAGAAGATTGTTTCTATTTGGGTAAAATCGCCAAAAAATTTAGTTTCAAAGGGGAAGTTCTTGCTTATTTAGACACGGACGAACCTGAGTTATACGAAAACTTGGAATCAGTGTTTGTTGAATGCAACAAACACTTGGTTCCTTTTTTTATTGAAAACAGCTCATTACACAAAAATGATTTCCTCAGAATTCGTTTTGAAGATATCAATACCGAAGAGGAGGCCGATACACTACTAGGAAACGACCTGTATCTTCCTTTGAAAATGTTACCTAAACTTTCAGGTAATAAATTCTACTTTCATGAAGTTATTGGCTTTGAAGTAGAAGACAAACGTATTGGATATGTTGGAGAAATCCAATCCATCAACGACACCACTGCTCAACCTCTTTTTGAAGTACTCAAAGGAGATACCGAGATTTTAATCCCAATGATTGACCATTTTCTTGTAAAAATTGACAGGGAAAACAAAAAAGTAATTATGGATTTACCGGAAGGATTGATCGAAATGTACCTTTAGAAAGTTTAATCGGTAATTTACCTATTCGGTTAATCGAAAAATCTAAAATCTTTATGTCTAAATTCCAATTCAAACAATTTTCTCTGCAACAAGATCGTTGTGCAATGAAAATTGGAACTGATAGCGTATTATTGGGGGCATGGACTCCGATAGAAAA carries:
- the leuB gene encoding 3-isopropylmalate dehydrogenase, which translates into the protein MKFNIALLAGDGIGPEVINEAVKVSDAIAKKFNHEITWTPALTGACAIDAVGVPYPDETHEICMAADAVLFGAIGHPKYDNNPSAPVRPEQGLLLMRKKLGLFANVRPTFTFPSLIDNSPLKRERIEGTDLVFLRELTGGIYFGEKGRRDDGETAFDNCVYTRAEVQRLAKKGFELAMTRSKKLCCVDKANVLETSRLWRETVQAMEKDYPEVEVSYEFVDAVAMRLVQWPNSYDVLITENLFGDILTDEASVISGSMGLMPSASVGEHTSLYEPIHGSYPQATGLNIANPLATVLSAAMMFEDAFGLKEEADAIRAVVNKSLEQGIVTEDLVAKGSKAYSTSEVGDWLVANL
- a CDS encoding RNA-binding protein, which codes for MNIFVGSLPFSIEEADLRESFEAYGAVDSVKIITDKFTGRSKGFGFVEMTNDDEAQKAIDELNGATVQGRAIVVNKSEPKPEGERRSFNNSRGGDSRGGYGGGNSRGGDNRGGGDRGGRY
- a CDS encoding DUF6252 family protein, with protein sequence MSRFFSIIALFFILVSCEDQVKFNNPAVQGLKDNVVWRATLFTAVQAADGSLTIEAYQKNEVLTLKASATSVKTYPLGIDLANKATLVEKVGDVKTVFSTGINSGDGQIVITELDAVNHTITGEFKFNALNVSADLSTNPNVNFQKGIFYKVPLTLATK
- a CDS encoding 30S ribosomal protein S16, encoding MSVKIRLQRHGKKGKPFYWVVAADARSKRDGKYLEKIGTYNPNTNPATIDLNLDSAVKWLHNGAQPTDTAKAILSYKGALLKHHLDGGIRKGALTQEQADAKLAAWLEAKAGKVDAKKEGLTKAQADAKAKAFKAEQEVNAKRLAAAAQAEADAIAAATPAVEEEVVAEAEEAPAAEENNETTEA
- the rimM gene encoding ribosome maturation factor RimM (Essential for efficient processing of 16S rRNA); translated protein: MRKEDCFYLGKIAKKFSFKGEVLAYLDTDEPELYENLESVFVECNKHLVPFFIENSSLHKNDFLRIRFEDINTEEEADTLLGNDLYLPLKMLPKLSGNKFYFHEVIGFEVEDKRIGYVGEIQSINDTTAQPLFEVLKGDTEILIPMIDHFLVKIDRENKKVIMDLPEGLIEMYL